Within the Glycine soja cultivar W05 chromosome 3, ASM419377v2, whole genome shotgun sequence genome, the region CAAGCACATACCTAATATCTTCCAACCTTTACACCTGCTGGAGAGTTTCCAGGCTTAGCAGTGGTTGTACTTCCAAAATTGAGCTTTGCTTTTTTATCAGCTGGCTTTAATATTTGGAAAGAGCACATTAGCGTCTCATCAACACTCATCATAGCACCAGCATTGTCAAACTCCCCACAATAATTAGGTGCTGAAAATATTGTTACAAGTTGTCGATTAGCAAAGAACTCGTATCCATCTTCCACAACCTGGTAAAAAAAGGccgaaaacaaaaaacaatttacTTTCAATAGCATAGTTGATCGAGGCCTACTATCCCCCGATCTAAACATAAAGGCATGTACAGTACAAAGCATCAGATGCTAAAGCTAATGCACTACATTGGAAGATTTCAAGTCTCAATGCATAAAATTGTGTCACATTTACATGGCAAAAAGTAATTCTCagtttaatgaaattaaagtaTTTGTAATAATGTTAAGAGATGATAGATTAAAATTGCTGGGAAAGAGAAATACATTTCACAGTCATTTTGTCATAGAAATGGGTATACAAACTCAATCCTGAAGACCTGGTAACACATTAAGCACCAAAGGCAGGAGTTTAACCTGATGAGCACgacaaacaagatcaagatcaTGTTTCTGAAGAAATTGTGAGACCTTATCAGCACCAAATGTGTATGAAACTCCTCTGTCATTCATTCCCCATCCTTGAACATCTTTGCTCGGGTCAGACCAAAGCAGATCACAAAGCAAACCTGTATCAGGAACATCTGTGGGCCGCTGTAAATTTCTAATTTGGTCCAAATTATTTAAGTCGGGAGAAAGTCCCCCATGCATACACAAAATCTTTTCATCGACAAGGGCTGCCACAGGCAGGCAATTGAAGCAGTCTGTAAATGTCTTCCATAACCTTACATTGAACCTTCTCTTGCACTCATCATAAAATCCATATATCCGGTTTATAGAAGCACATTCATGGTTTCCCCTTAACAAGAAAAAGTTCTcaggatattttattttataagcaaGGAGGAGGCAAATTGTTTCTAAACTCTGCTTCCCTCGATCAACATAATCCCCCAAAAACAAATAGTTGGCTTCAGGAGGTAATCCACCGTACtcaaaaagccttaaaagatcaGAATATTGCCCATGTACATCACCTGAAACATCAATATAAGGATATGAAACAGAAACTCCTAAAACACACAATATTTTTCTTGTGTACAACAATAGAGTATTATATGGTACAAATGTGTAATATCAAATATGAGAACATCAAACTGCAATATCAAATCATGAGATAAACTTTTTATGTCCCTTGCAGTGCTTGTAAATGAAATTCATGTTCGTTGATGTATTTATTCCCACGAGACTTCAATTTTTGCTTCTATACAAATGTGTAATATGTGAATGTGAATatgaaaatgaattataaaacaaaaacaacgtGGGAGGGAAATGTGATCTAGAGTTCAATCCATATTGCCCTCAttcttcaaaataaaacttcagTTTCAGCATAAGGCAGGGTGGGCTGTGCATTGTGCACATTGCAAGCCTAAAGCCCTCTTTCATGAGGAGGCATATTAGATATagggttaattatatttttggtccttAAACTTTTTGTAAATTTCACTTTTAGTCCCTAAACAATTTTTTAGCGTTTTTGGTCCCTAATGTAACAACCACGTTGGCAGCCTAGTGACTGTAACATCATCAAGTAGTTTGACGGGGGCAAccatgtgtaatttttttgtttgttgataAACTGTTTTAATCCCTCATCTTCTAGTTTGACGTCATGAACTAGTACGGAAAAATGAGGGATTAAgtagtttacaaaaaaaaaaatacatgtctGCCACGTCAAACTACTTGATGATGAGGCAAATCATTGGGCTGCCAACGTGACTGTTATGTAATCAGTTAACTCTGTTATTTGACACCAAGGACTAAAAAACTGTTGACAGAGAAAAGAATATAACGACCAAGAGCGCTGAAAATTTTGTTTAGGTACTcaagacataaaataattaacccTTAAATATAAACCCATTCATGTACTTTCTCCAACATCTTAACCTTTTAGGATCATTGGTTCATGTAGATGCTATTCCAGAATTGACAAAGGCATATCCAACCTTATGTTAAAACTAAAATACACTCTTAGCCATTAGAGATGCCATAATCTTAGTATACAAACATTTTCAGACTTTTCAACACAAATccacaacaaaaaagaaaagaaacaacagTTTTAGCAAATAACTTTTGCAAAATAATGATGTCAGAATCAGAAGCAAAAAATAAACTCGTGGGAATTAATACATATTGGGAAAAACCCAAGTCCCATATTGGCTAGAGATAAGACAaagatagaatatataagtggggGGCAGCCCTCACCCCATGAGTTAACTTTTGAAGTTGAGTTAAGTCTAAACCCACATTCTAAGTTAACAAACATGAATTTTATTTGCAAGCACTGCAAGagacataaaaaatttatcccaCGATTTGATATTGCAGTTTAAGTCAACTAAACCAACATGAGATAAATTGCTACCACAAGTTTAGTGATGTTAATTGAGAGAATTTTATAGGCATTCTTTATGTAAACcaatcaaattttcattttacccaaGAAAATCATATACACAAACAATACGAAATCCAGAAAACAAATGATGCATATTCTCAAAGctcaaattatatgattattcatATGCAGTGATTGTAGTCCAGAATAAACTTGTCAGTAAGTGTACAAAAGGTAGCCACTAACCAGATAACCATGAAAAAGTAATGAAGCAtgcaaattaattaacaatgcGTTCAATTCAAAAGAGAGGTCCccttgtttggtttggttcaagagAAGGGAAGGAAAGGAGAGGAAAATATCACTATGTTCAGTTCCTAAGGGAAGGGAGggaaaatatgaataatatacAGTTATACCCTTACAAACAATAATGGAGgagataagaaataaaatacaataacagAACAATATAATCCGTGCAGTCCAAAATTTATAAAGCAATTCCCTCCCTTCCaacttttttaacaaaacaaggtatgattaaaaacaaaattccaCCGCTCTGCTCTCTTAAACTTCTCTCAAACAAAAAACACCataaaaatttggaaaaaattGCAGCAATATGTCTTAGCTATACCATCCCCAACGCTGAAAACCCATACAAGTGTTCTCAAAGCTCACATTATACGTAAATTCATCGAGCatgtgaaagataaaagataaacttCAATCAAATATATACTCTGTGTGCAGATGTTTTTTAAATTGCATAGATTCATCAATATTCAGGGATATTGTTTACATATTCTATCCCATACATAGTTTCACCAAGAATTCGCGCacactatttttttaactgCAGGGAATCCCATTCCACACATATTCCACAGAATACAGAATAACAGAACACTTGAGTACCAATCCAAATAAAATCAGGACTCTCTACAGTTTTAGTGCAGGTGCAGTCAGAGAGAGGCgagtaagaaaataaaaacacgtGGCTCCCACTATTATAGAATCCATCAGTACATGCAGTTCAGAACAACACACTGACTAAGCCAGTTCAAAACACAGTCGTCAATAAGCATGCAAAGGTAAatcatacaaaataaaaaacaaagcatGCAATTGAAAGCACTGAGATCATGTCCAAACCCCAAAATTAAGAGTAAGGATTAGTTCTCCAGGTTAGAATATGACCAAATTAGACACGGCCAGgtaataagaagaaaataattaccACAAATCTTAATAGGTGCTTCGAGCTCCAATAAATTAGGTTGTTGCAAGAAAATTTCTCTGGAAACTACGCAGAGTTGACGGATCTCGGACTCGGATAGCTGAACCTGCTTAGCCGGTAGGGTAGGAACTTCGAGGAGGCGATTGATTATGTCATCCAAAAGCGATTGttccattctcttcttcttcttcttccagcAAAGTCAACGTGTCTCTATTGGATGTGATTGTGAAGATGCGAAGGCCAAGACGACGAAGAAGAACAACAGTAGTAGTTGGAAGAGTGAGCAGCGAATAACATGCCTCAACTGAAGAACGCCATCGTCAAATTTTCCGGGCAGAGGGGTGTTGTTTCGTGAtcgtcacttttttttttattattcaataagAAGGAATGCAGTTTCGAAATTTCGATGAACAGAAAAAATACTCATGCCATTAGGTTAAACATCTATTTtggtatataaataatattataattaaaattcataacaagtcatttttaaatataaattttgtaaatattaattagtagTTTGAATTGTgatataatacttatttttaaatattgaattttttttaaataactgttgaaatttaattaatttagagatacattaattaaattttatctattttttttcaatctccctctttctccttttttcacTTTACTTATTATAGATAAAAATTGCATATTTACAGCATAGAGGGTGcgcataatttttaaaaaaatatctgacAAGTGTTTAGtgtcatatttaaattaatttttttttcttaagttaaAGTTCACGAGTGTCTCTTAATTCattgaattaaatattaatcataCTCATAATATACgattattatttttccaaaaataatgTATAGGAAAAGAATcaacttattaaattaattatttttttacatgtaaacataataaaaaacttACACATATGCAATAATTCTTTAGGTTATGTGAAATAATTGAATGTAAACCTCTCCATTGAGGCAATGATTTCAATCAAAATTTGTGGTGGAAGAAtctgttttgtttttgtctctctcttcgatttctttctttctccttcttcttcgtttttttttttttcatttttctaatcTCTCAGATCATCATTCTTCCCTTTTCTTTCCTTAAATCATCctccttaatttattttgagtatatttattataatattagaaaattttCACCATCAAACACATACATTAACTAAGACAAGATAGTTTCATCTTaacatttgattttaaatttgagttctAGATAtacaattttgataaatatttttttttaaaaaaaacaattttttacctTGCATACTGAATCTACCTAACTAAAACATAAGTTTCTCATGTAAAAGATATGTGAcgttaaagaagaaaaaaacttagaGGAGGTCCTTTTAGTGAAATGTTACTTTAATAGCTCCTAACTGAAATacttaagagaaaaatatgataaaataaaaaaagaggaaaacatacaatcaaatcaaatatccCCCTCCATTCACCCtcccttttattttgtttgtttcagaACAGAACACATCCTTTTGGTGGCATTGTTCATGAAGCACCTGGCGACCCACAAGGCCACAACCTTGCTATTATGCCATTGCTGTCCACGTCTACCAGAGGCAAAAAGAATCTTTGCTGTATCCTACAAACCAATTGCCTTTTTGCCTGATTATTGATATCACAACCACATTTTACAATAACATTCACAAAAAAGTATGTCATAATATCCTAGAAAACACACATAAACATGTTACCCGCATTTCtcggcttttttttttttttttttttacgttcaGCAATCAGCAATTGAGCATATTTCATCTTAGCAACCTCCTGTTTGTTAATTTGTTGTTAAACTGGTTAAGCATTGATTTTACCAATAGTAATCCATTTTACCTTTCAATTTTATGTAGCTTGGTGAAAACATATTGTTCCGCACCTGTCAGTTCCTTGCTCATCATCACTTTCAAGTCTCAGTTGAGTAGGGACTAGTCACTAGTCTAGGGAGCGTATACTAACAGCATGTAACAACGCAACTTATATCCATTTCAGATTCATTGGGCCAAAGTGCTCAATTGGAGGAATTTGAATCTTGTATTCCTTTATTTGTATCCTGCACTTCTCATCATTTCAAAATGTGCTGGATTTAATAGGAGTGCAGTAAACAAATGCCTCAATTGGATTAGCCGGGGTAGTTGTGGAATTGAGCCCTGAATAAGAGTccgaaacacttttttttaaagttagatCCAATAAAGGTATTAACCTCATCAGATTTTAGGGGAGTTTAGTGATCAATGAACAAATTGTAAGAAACttaaatgataaagaaaaaaaattatttctatatcAATAATGTCAggtagtgtattttttttcccaGAAGAATTAGGGGAGAGGAATGACGCCCTAGTTTAAGATAGAAAAAGTTTTTAGACTCaaacaatatttatataaatacttaTATTTATCTCATTTTAAGGAGACAAGTAGAATATTTAATCAACCGTTTGAATTATATGGTGTATATTTTTGAAGCATGTCAATAATTGATCATGAATATGAAAAAAGTTTTGTTCTATTCTTTTATataacgaaataaaaataaactggtttttttattatagattgGAGAAATACTActcttgaaaaatatttttttttacatgtagtATGTTACACCTAAGTTTTCTCCGTGTATTTATTATCCTCACCTTCGAGTATAAGTTCCTAGatatttaaatcaaacatatttgatcacttgttttattaatttttatctaaatatttgaaaattggcATCTATataggaacttagcatctccaCTCTTCATATATGTAGTCCTTTCCAGTaaccaaaaaaacattttatatgaCTGTTAAGGGGAAAGACATGAGACTAGTGGTCAGAAGTTTTCAAATATGCAGAGCAAGATTTGGGATTGTTTAACTGGAAATTCTGGTAGACGACAAATATTATATAGCAAAAGAAATTGCAGTGTAAATAACATATTCACAAGACAACAATCAACAATCAGACCTTATAAAACTTGCCATTTTGCACTAAACGCTTGCATGCTGTCCAGACTCCAGAATAGATAACTGAATGGGTGCCTATTCATACCTACCTGGTGTCTTTAATCTTCATCAATGGGTAACTAATTTCACAATTCACCCTGCTTGGGGATTGCCTCCAAAGATGTTTCTGAGTCATCTTTGTCATCAAAGCGTGCCTTGTATATATGGTTTCTCTTACAAACTGAAGATTGAAATAGTGCCTCAGAGATTTAATTTGGCAATATTCCACCTCCTCCAACACTCTAGATGATCACTTTTCCCCTCCTCATCCTTCATTAATTGCCATAGCCATTATCCTTGCCATTGCCACCGCTGGtactagaaaaaaatttcttgttATTCTAAATTATGAGTTAATTAATGCTGTGTCTTCATGTGTAACGAATT harbors:
- the LOC114407744 gene encoding serine/threonine-protein phosphatase PP1-like; this translates as MEQSLLDDIINRLLEVPTLPAKQVQLSESEIRQLCVVSREIFLQQPNLLELEAPIKICGDVHGQYSDLLRLFEYGGLPPEANYLFLGDYVDRGKQSLETICLLLAYKIKYPENFFLLRGNHECASINRIYGFYDECKRRFNVRLWKTFTDCFNCLPVAALVDEKILCMHGGLSPDLNNLDQIRNLQRPTDVPDTGLLCDLLWSDPSKDVQGWGMNDRGVSYTFGADKVSQFLQKHDLDLVCRAHQVVEDGYEFFANRQLVTIFSAPNYCGEFDNAGAMMSVDETLMCSFQILKPADKKAKLNFGSTTTAKPGNSPAGVKVGRY